The Phyllostomus discolor isolate MPI-MPIP mPhyDis1 chromosome Y, mPhyDis1.pri.v3, whole genome shotgun sequence genome includes a window with the following:
- the CRLF2 gene encoding cytokine receptor-like factor 2 has protein sequence MRAAPGPWAAAATAVFLLGDFFFFFFAAGDTATGEALPIHIINFNFETVQVTWNASGPTGTNFTFHYRFRGDNCSQCPSYLLQQGLPVGCVLKAKGDLMMDFSIGNGTHTVLSRSEWISSFLKPSSPRDLQFHWREEATTVTCPDLPYRGLRYEVQHKSVFDQEWQSTEEDTCNVTIRALDADRCYSFRARVTTKESSYGPHTYPSDWSEVAHRQRGEPRASCQKTPFSSKFVLVYGTVAALIVVLLPLSVWKLHRVKKLLVPRVPDPKVTFPGLFESHQGNFQEWIKDTQNIAVLNKTGEDREHESLLEGPLVVQRPAAKAEAPAASTTGPSHPQAAHKEAAGDPDALPCPPAPGKDRISLGGFTFVVNDNAYVTL, from the exons GGGAAGCATTGCCAATTCACATCATCAACTTCAACTTCGAAACCGTGCAGGTGACATGGAACGCCAGCGGACCCACGGGGACGAATTTCACTTTCCACTACAG GTTCCGCGGTGACAATTGCAGCCAGTGTCCCAGCTACCTGCTTCAGCAGGGTCTCCCCGTGGGGTGCGTCCTCAAGGCCAAAGGAGACTTGATGATGGACTTCTCCATCGGAAACGGGACCCACACTGTTCTCTCCAGGAGCGAGTGGATCAGCTCCTTCT TGAAACCCAGCTCCCCACGAGACCTCCAGTTCCACTGGCGGGAGGAGGCCACCACCGTGACGTGTCCCGATCTGCCATATCGGGGCCTGCGGTATGAGGTTCAGCACAAGAGCGTCTTTGACCAAGAGTGGCAG TCCACGGAGGAAGACACCTGCAACGTGACGATCAGAGCCTTGGATGCCGACAGGTGCTACAGCTTCCGGGCCCGAGTGACCACCAAGGAGTCCAGCTACGGCCCGCACACCTACCCCAGCGACTGGTCGGAGGTGGCCCACCGGCAGAGGGGCGAGCCGCGAG CTTCGTGCCAGAAGACCCCGTTCTCCTCCAAGTTCGTTCTCGTCTACGGCACGGTGGCCGCCCTCATCGTGGTCCTGCTGCCCCTGTCTGTGTGGAAGCTGCACAG AGTGAAGAAGCTGCTGGTCCCCCGAGTGCCCGACCCCAAGGTCACCTTCCCCGGCCTCTTCGAGTCCCACCAGGGAAACTTCCAG GAATGGATCAAGGACACCCAGAACATCGCCGTCTTGAATAAGACGGGGGAAGACAGGGAGCACGAGTCCCTCCTGGAGGGGCCGCTGGTGGTCCAGCGGCCCGCGGCCAAGGCCGAGGCGCCCGCGGCCTCGACGACAGGCCCGTCGCACCCGCAGGCGGCGCACAAAGAAGCCGCGGGGGACCCTGACGCGctgccctgcccgcccgccccgggCAAGGACCGGATCTCTCTGGGGGGGTTCACGTTCGTGGTCAATGACAACGCGTATGTGACGTTGTGA